Part of the Temnothorax longispinosus isolate EJ_2023e chromosome 5, Tlon_JGU_v1, whole genome shotgun sequence genome is shown below.
aCATTTTCAGTACTGCATCCgctcatttattaaacaagaagttaaattaagcaactaattaaattattaatattaaatattaatacaataagatatttgtatttacatttatcaaaataaaaaattagctcaattatgaaaataaatattaataattggatttattaaaaattaaataatttgttcagaTATTGCGCTCGAATTCTTTTCGCGTTTTACAACGCCCGATCATTTCACATTAGATGGCGCGACGCGTGAGTCGCCACTAGAGGAACTCTAGTCGCCACTCTCAAAGAGCCCCCACCTCTTTCCTCACGATCGTTAGGTGTCATGGCCGCACTTGCTTGCGTTTCTTCGAATGTGTCGAGTCCGTTATCTCTTTCTTGACGGATTGATCGTTGCGGCGCGTGTTCTGGAGATCAACCGAGCGAGAGTCAGATCACCAGGGAGAGCTCACCGCCAGGAAAGGGAAAGCTGCGGCAGTTAGCGTTCGAGAGGGAGGATCGAGGCGAGGAGTCCGGTCCAGCGAGCAAGGCCCTTTTAAGAGATTCTCATTGGAACGCCATATTTAAAGACAGacattagtaaaaaaaagtacaaggGCCGCTAGAGTTTATATTCGTCTTGAGATCTGAGAATTATATGTATGCTTTACTTTATGTCCACGCTACGACAGACGTCTCGTTCTTTGTCATCAGCCGAACGCTGCCCTTGCAGCAACccaatgcaaaatattaactatgtataatatttaattgcggATTGCACATACTGTAGTAAAGCCTCTTATTTAGTCAAATACATTGAGAAAACTTATCCTCAATCTCCAAGAGATATTCtcccatttttaaataatccccCTCATCAATTCATCCGTCTTCTCCTTGCAACTTGCAAGTCTATGGATCTCCCCCCCTTAGAAAGAGCCGAAGAGTTTAATCGGAGCATCATGTGGCGGTCAGCTGTCCGCCACGAACGCGCGACGGTGCGCGCGACGCCGGCAGTATGACGggaggcgcgcggcgcgaagCGGCGGCACGGTATCGATCAGGGCCGGTAAACTCCCATTGTTCTCGCGTTGCCAGTGTTTGTAGCGCCTCTACAAATCTTGCCCCACCTTTGAGGAActaaaattcaatatggctGTCGAACCGCTCGATTTAAATCCATAATAGCtgattttttcatattataattattgctatttataaaaattatgatagaAAAATGGCTAGGAAGCAAAAATTAAGCTACACTGCTAttgttacaatttaattattacaagttttattataaatatttcgaaataggaaaaatatataaaattataaaatagatatagaatgtgtacatgtgtgtatgtgtttatatgtatgtacggtgtatatgtgtgtatatgtatgtgtgtgtgtataaacatattttaatttagatgcGTATACCTGGATAAAGTacctgcaaaaaaaaacataattgttttaataaataactcaTTCTATTCCCTTATTTGCGAGTGTAAACATAATACTTCCCCTTCTTACCTTTCTTAACATATCTCATTGCCAATGATTTAGcttgattatacatataatttggcTGGAATTCagctaatatttttttatttaatattttattaagaaaattgcaCCACTGCTGGATAAATTCCATTGCAACCATATCCAACAACTCCTTCAAAGCAGACTTACAgtgcattattaaataatttgtctcCGTCGCCATGCTATTTAAAACTTgttcttttaatttgatattgtggCAAAAGTTTGGAAATTGCACTTCAGTTATATATATCGCttgttgtaatatatttgttatttgttcattttctaatttttttgcacaatCACTGCATATAGGTATCCATTTTTTACGCATAAAACTCAATATTTTGTGCACATTCACAAAAACATTTCTTGCTTCTACTATTGGTACAGCAGCTTCAGCACAATCTATGTTGGTGTCATTATTTTCCATGCGTGCAATTTCTGCTGCGCGAAACATAGTCATTAATGCTAAGGAACTATCCGTTTCGTTTTCTTCACAATTAGAAGAGACGGAATGCTTGGACGTAATATTAGCAGTAATTAGTGTTTTAAATGCCGTTCCAAATTGGTAAGGAGTTGGGTTGACATTCCTACGTCCTACGTCTCTTATTTGGccgaaaaaattttctagtacgtcttgatttatatattttaaattaagatgTGTAAATCCACTTCTCTGGAGGACATCCCATAGACGTGCAGCACCTCGGATCGTCCACATCCAATTTTTTAAGCACTTTGGTGCATTTCTTCTTATTGGTTTTAGTGTTGTTTTTTCAACAAATTGCATATTATCCAACGTAAATAATGCCTTTTGCCAAAAACGTTTATGCGTGCTTTGTGGACTAATTATACTACTAAGGCCTTGTCCTTGTTTGCCATTAAAGGAATCGAATAATTCATCAAAGAATAATAGCGTTCTTGATGTAGCAGCGGCGCTTTCTGGCAACTGTATCGTGCCTTTTATAGTTTCAACAACACctgcaatataaataaataatgcgtaaagtcagaatatttttttgcttctaCAGTgcatgcaaattaaaattttccagcatttttttgataaatgacCATTATTATTTACCTTGTTTATAAGATACGACAATAGCCATGTAATGAGCCACAGTATGGCTTAACACTTGGACAGCATATTTTACTCTCATCTTTGGAATCAAAGCTGGATAGATATGCTTATCCACTAATTTAGGCATCATCCGTTGTTGAATATCTGAATATTTGTTCAGTTTATCGATAGTATACAAACGTTCGATAGCATCCCATGTGGCGTATGGACATTTCAAATCTGttgatacatttttgttaagCATTAAATGTTTAGTTAGTAAGTTATTCCGCACGCCTTTTTGCAAATGAACATAATCAAAGAGTggtataattttgtgatttttaagaaaaatggtGTTATCTTTTATATGTCCTTGTggttctgaaaaaaatttaatgcatgTTTAGTACTTATACAATACAGGTAcacacataaatacatatatcaatacatatgtaaattacTCACCATTACCATGTAGTGCAGGTCGCGTTTGTTGTATCAATAAATTGATCGCTGCAATATTAGTTCCCCCTTGATCGCAAACGCTTGCAACTGGTTTGAAACCACACTTTATAAGTGCTAGCAACCATTCTTTGATGCATCTGGctaattgaattgaatttgtTGCACCATGACTGTATCCGTAGCCAATTGGCATGTGCTTTCCAGAGGCGAGacatcttatataaaaaacaatcgcATGATCTGCTATCTTTCTAGTTCGTTTTGTACCCCAATCTTCCAAgcaatgtgatttctgcccagtgctctgaatgtcaacgtgaagaaattcaagcaagcgcgggtaaacggcgggagtaactatgactctcttaaggtagccaaatgcctcgtcatctaattagtgacgcgcatgaatggattaacgagattcccactgtccctatctactatctagcgaaaccactgccaagggaacgggcttggaaaaattagcggggaaagaagaccctgttgagcttgactctagtctggcactgtaaggagacatgagaggtgtagcataagtgggagatggcaacatcGCCGGTAAGCAATCTGACAAGGGATCTTCGCTCGAATCGCTTGTTCGCTGTTCGCATTGACGTATTGACTCATATCGATTGACCGTTGCGATGGCACGTACCAAGCAGACTGCTCGCAAATCGACCGGAGGAAAGGCGCCCCGGAAACAATTGGCCACTAAAGCTGCGAGGAAGAGTGCCCCGGCCACCGGCGGTGTGAAAAAACCTCACCGTTACAGGCCCGGCACCGTGGCCCTCCGTGAAATCCGTCGTTACCAGAAAAGTACGGAATTGTTGATCCGTAAATTGCCATTCCAGCGACTCGTTCGTGAGATCGCTCAGGATTTCAAGACTGACCTCCGCTTCCAAAGCTCTGCTGTGATGGCTCTCCAGGAAGCTAGCGAGGCGTACCTCGTGGGTCTTTTCGAAGACACGAACTTGTGCGCTATTCACGCTAAGCGAGTCACCATCATGCCGAAAGACATCCAACTGGCACGTCGTATTCGTGGCGAGCGAGCTTAGGCGcaacagttttatataaaacaatttatataaaacggTTCACCTCGCCCAGGCCCGGCACGTCAGCCAAACCCGCTTCCCGACCAAGCCCGACACGCCCCGCTCCTCAGAGCCAATCCTTATTCCGAAGTTACGGATCCAATTTGCCGACTTCCCTTACCTACATTAGTCTATCGACTAGAGGCTCTTTACCTTGGAGACCTGCTGCGGATATGGGTACGAACCGGCGCGACACCTCCACGTGGCCCTCTCCTGGATTTTCAAGGTCCGAGGGGAAGATCCGGACACCGCCGCAACTGCGGTGCTCTTCGCGTTCCAAAttatcttatcattttttggATCATATTGGACAGCAGGTTGTATAGACATTTCGTCCCAAATAAGCACCACATATAAATCTTTAGGATCAatctctttcttaattaaacataaatattgtaGAATACTTTTATTACACCCAGTATCAATAGGAATATTTCGTAATTGTTTCTTTAAAGTGACATGAGAAGGAAAGTGTAgatatttagaaagaaaattatatgatgTACGAGATCTTTTAAAGAGACTtaagcaaaacattttttcttcaaGAGTGTAACGTCTAGCCTGTTGAAAATAAAGACATAATACaacataataaacatatataagaaaataatcatAAGCCAATATTTATAGTctgttcttatttcaagaccgtcttaaaaTTGTACTCAAGACggtcttatatataagaaccgattatataaatatcatccATAGAAtgcaataatacaaaatatatgcatcaaaattttaattttatgtttaattttatatatacaatttttaataatttttaaataaaataaatacaattgcaaacaatattattaaat
Proteins encoded:
- the LOC139812837 gene encoding histone H3: MARTKQTARKSTGGKAPRKQLATKAARKSAPATGGVKKPHRYRPGTVALREIRRYQKSTELLIRKLPFQRLVREIAQDFKTDLRFQSSAVMALQEASEAYLVGLFEDTNLCAIHAKRVTIMPKDIQLARRIRGERA
- the LOC139812835 gene encoding uncharacterized protein, with amino-acid sequence MPIGYGYSHGATNSIQLARCIKEWLLALIKCGFKPVASVCDQGGTNIAAINLLIQQTRPALHGNEPQGHIKDNTIFLKNHKIIPLFDYVHLQKGVRNNLLTKHLMLNKNVSTDLKCPYATWDAIERLYTIDKLNKYSDIQQRMMPKLVDKHIYPALIPKMRVKYAVQVLSHTVAHYMAIVVSYKQGVVETIKGTIQLPESAAATSRTLLFFDELFDSFNGKQGQGLSSIISPQSTHKRFWQKALFTLDNMQFVEKTTLKPIRRNAPKCLKNWMWTIRGAARLWDVLQRSGFTHLNLKYINQDVLENFFGQIRDVGRRNVNPTPYQFGTAFKTLITANITSKHSVSSNCEENETDSSLALMTMFRAAEIARMENNDTNIDCAEAAVPIVEARNVFVNVHKILSFMRKKWIPICSDCAKKLENEQITNILQQAIYITEVQFPNFCHNIKLKEQVLNSMATETNYLIMHCKSALKELLDMVAMEFIQQWCNFLNKILNKKILAEFQPNYMYNQAKSLAMRYVKKGTLSRYTHLN